Proteins encoded together in one Etheostoma cragini isolate CJK2018 chromosome 11, CSU_Ecrag_1.0, whole genome shotgun sequence window:
- the LOC117953484 gene encoding uncharacterized protein LOC117953484: MEKSMMPSKALRVSVEEDALASQVPEIIGGITVKTLQTLEEPEERDVLSLEEGDDSVFYSDEDQAQQDIKVNMSCGFGANKCKNFVNSVAADEDDPGEESIMDEDIAEPKEEVTQHIILTEQEECHKLQTPKTDLKDVSDPSDPGAESDLTQEKSVSTFGESLNCTTADMQTQQIISAEKANLPVEKEVTPKNEPFNVTNEKSYTRLNREADIPEQMSSAERQISGDRKLQVEPEQDHNSHVPMGVVQNASPGYSTLPLPKKSCGSVDHQKSFNHLSSSKYSTVSYRKIRRGNTRQKIEEFEYMVMNL; this comes from the exons ATGGAGAAAAGCATGATGCCTTCAAAGGCCCTGAGGGTCTCAGTAGAAGAAGATGCACTGGCATCTCAGGTACCGGAGATCATTGGTGGGATCACTGTAAAGACCCTCCAGACACTGGAGGAACCTGAAGAAAGAGATGTGTTGTCATTGGAGGAGGGAGATGACTCTGTATTCTACAGTGACGAGGACCAAGCTCAACAGGACATAAAAGTGAACATGTCTTGTGGTTTTGGTGCCAACAAGTGCAAGAATTTTGTCAACAGTGTGGCAGCTGATGAGGATGATCCAGGGGAAGAATCCATTATGGATGAAGACATTGCAGAGCCGAAGGAGGAAGTGACACAGCACATCATTCTGACTGAACAAGAAGAATGCCATAAGCTCCAGACACCCAAAACTGATTTGAAGGATGTGTCAGATCCTTCAGATCCAGGAGCAGAGTCTGATCTAACTCAAGAGAAGTCAGTGAGCACCTTTGGTGAATCTCTAAACTGCACAACtgcagacatgcaaacacagcaAATTATATCAGCAGAAAAAG caaATCTACCTGTTGAGAAAGAAGTGACACCAAAAAATGAACCCTTTAATGTAACTAATGAGAAGAGTTATACAAGGCTTAATAGGGAGGCAGACATCCCAGAGCAGATGTCTAGTGCTGAACGTCAGATTTCAGGTGACAGGAAGCTTCAGGTGGAGCCAGAGCAGGACCACAACTCCCATGTCCCTATGGGGGTTGTTCAAAACGCCAGTCCAGGCTACTCCACTCTGCCTCTGCCGAAAAAATCCTGTGGCAGCGTCGACCACCAGAAATCCTTCAACCACCTCTCTTCTTCCAAGTATAGCACTGTGTCCTACCGCAAGATCCGCCGAGGCAACACCCGCCAGAAGATAGAGGAGTTTGAGTACATGGTCATGAATTTGTAA